From one Aeropyrum camini SY1 = JCM 12091 genomic stretch:
- a CDS encoding inositol monophosphatase family protein — MHDAEQLRRVAVKVSSEAAGLLRDMACSEDLGRVITGETTVADKKAEDYIVDMLRSELESVQVISEEAGGVASRASDAPIALVDPLDGSTNYLSCITWCSVSIAFADPRSGEVLAGSVAPVYSGMPVSFSRGGGCYHGGVRFGKPGIRGSIISVYVDEPGAVEAVAGAIGRLKGLRRGFKVRSLGSAALELAYTALGYIAVFVDLRARLRNIDVAAAVGAIRECGGVVMDGRGYPLRIGVWSVERVGSVVASLDETLARIAVEGGSG; from the coding sequence GTGCACGACGCGGAACAACTTAGAAGGGTGGCCGTCAAGGTCTCCTCAGAGGCGGCCGGGCTCCTAAGGGATATGGCGTGTAGCGAGGACCTCGGGAGGGTTATTACAGGTGAGACGACGGTCGCCGACAAGAAGGCTGAAGACTACATTGTTGACATGCTGCGGAGCGAGCTGGAGTCGGTGCAGGTTATAAGCGAGGAGGCCGGGGGGGTGGCTTCGAGGGCTTCCGACGCTCCTATAGCTCTTGTAGACCCGCTGGACGGGAGCACTAACTACCTATCCTGCATAACCTGGTGCTCGGTGAGCATAGCCTTCGCAGACCCGCGGAGCGGCGAGGTCCTGGCAGGGTCTGTAGCCCCTGTTTACAGCGGCATGCCAGTCTCCTTCTCACGGGGGGGAGGCTGCTACCACGGGGGGGTTAGGTTTGGAAAACCTGGTATACGGGGGTCTATAATATCGGTTTACGTAGACGAGCCCGGCGCAGTTGAAGCCGTGGCGGGAGCTATAGGCAGGTTGAAGGGGTTGAGGAGGGGCTTCAAAGTCAGGAGCCTGGGTAGCGCCGCCCTAGAGCTCGCCTACACAGCCCTAGGCTATATAGCCGTGTTCGTGGACCTAAGGGCTAGGCTGCGCAACATAGATGTGGCTGCGGCTGTAGGTGCTATCAGAGAGTGCGGCGGCGTTGTCATGGACGGGCGAGGCTATCCCCTTAGGATTGGCGTGTGGAGCGTCGAAAGAGTCGGCAGCGTAGTCGCATCTCTAGACGAGACTCTGGCCAGGATCGCCGTAGAAGGGGGAAGTGGATAG
- the topA gene encoding DNA topoisomerase I, whose translation MLRRRSSGRRRCFKPSSFIAVLAEKPKAAAKIAYALSDGRAPLRCSEYGVSYWLVRRDGATIVVAPSAGHLFGPHSEYRGFPVFHFQWRPIFEFDRRAGYLARFYRMLSRILPGAILYVNACDYDIEGSVIGFKIIEAFGDVTRAKRMKFSTLAPQDIRRAYARMDPLDVEMIEAGMARSEMDWLWGINVSRALMEAARRAAGKRVILSAGRVQSPTLVEAYRRWREINLHVPKASVAVKISVEKSGSVFEARPHGWKPPSLDTARSLKSEFRKDPWLAVDEVKSEKASMKPPPAFNLGDLQKEANRILGLPPLKTQSIAEDLYLEALISYPRTNSQKLPPSINYKSIIDKLARGPFAREAGELLRETGGVLRPVQGPKEDPAHPAIHPTGETPSRSLSREHMAVYELIVRRFLAAFSRSAIVGKSTVLLRDSRGRGWRSEGIRIEDPGWLKYYHYSAPREKLLPPLNTGDQARVVGVDVKVEWSQSPVRLDKASLLRWMESVNIGTEGTRARIIETLYKRGYLEGARKSQVTPLGEAVATIIQTLFPELSKPDLTRRFEAMIEEIRSGRRTRMEVVEESKKAISRLIESFLERLDSAAREIGVSLGSIEVDETCHICGRRAVSTVGGYSLCSNHLEAFERLRKALPRTASTLSSTPREALEAIARSRSRAGSWVREIAALALGDEKVYEALL comes from the coding sequence ATGCTTCGCCGCCGCTCAAGCGGTAGGAGGAGGTGTTTCAAGCCGTCGTCCTTCATAGCCGTTCTTGCCGAGAAGCCTAAGGCGGCTGCCAAAATAGCGTACGCCCTGTCAGACGGCAGGGCGCCCTTGAGGTGCAGCGAGTACGGTGTTTCCTACTGGTTAGTGCGCAGGGATGGGGCCACAATAGTTGTGGCCCCCTCGGCTGGCCACCTCTTCGGCCCCCACTCGGAGTACAGGGGGTTCCCGGTGTTCCACTTCCAGTGGCGCCCGATTTTCGAGTTCGACAGGAGAGCAGGGTATCTTGCCAGGTTCTACCGCATGCTCTCCAGGATCCTCCCTGGAGCCATTCTCTACGTAAATGCGTGCGACTACGACATTGAAGGCAGCGTGATAGGCTTCAAGATAATAGAGGCGTTCGGAGACGTTACACGGGCTAAGAGGATGAAGTTCTCGACGCTAGCCCCCCAGGATATAAGGAGGGCGTATGCACGTATGGACCCCCTCGACGTGGAGATGATAGAGGCTGGCATGGCGAGAAGCGAGATGGATTGGCTGTGGGGGATAAATGTGTCGAGGGCGCTAATGGAGGCGGCTAGGAGGGCAGCCGGCAAGAGGGTCATACTGAGCGCCGGGAGGGTCCAGAGCCCAACGCTAGTCGAGGCCTATAGGAGGTGGAGGGAGATAAACCTCCACGTCCCCAAGGCCTCGGTGGCGGTGAAAATATCGGTCGAAAAGAGTGGGAGCGTTTTCGAGGCCAGGCCGCACGGCTGGAAGCCACCCTCGCTGGATACAGCTAGGTCTTTGAAAAGCGAGTTTAGAAAGGACCCCTGGCTCGCCGTGGATGAGGTTAAGAGCGAGAAGGCCAGTATGAAGCCCCCGCCCGCTTTCAACCTGGGCGACCTCCAGAAGGAGGCGAACAGGATACTGGGCCTACCGCCCTTGAAGACGCAGAGCATAGCCGAGGACCTCTATCTCGAAGCCCTCATAAGCTACCCACGCACCAACAGCCAGAAGCTGCCGCCATCAATAAACTACAAGTCTATAATCGACAAGCTCGCCAGAGGTCCCTTCGCCAGGGAGGCTGGAGAGCTTCTCAGAGAGACGGGAGGAGTGCTTAGGCCCGTCCAAGGGCCTAAGGAAGATCCTGCACACCCAGCTATACACCCCACCGGGGAGACGCCGAGCCGGAGCCTCTCCAGAGAGCATATGGCTGTATACGAGCTTATAGTCAGGAGGTTCCTGGCCGCTTTCAGCAGGAGCGCGATAGTGGGGAAGTCTACGGTACTCCTGAGGGACTCGAGGGGTAGGGGTTGGAGGTCTGAGGGCATTAGGATAGAGGATCCCGGGTGGCTTAAGTACTACCATTATAGCGCACCCCGAGAGAAGCTTCTACCCCCCCTGAATACGGGGGATCAGGCTAGAGTGGTTGGGGTTGACGTCAAGGTGGAGTGGAGCCAGTCTCCAGTTAGGCTAGACAAGGCCAGCCTGCTGAGGTGGATGGAGAGCGTTAACATAGGCACAGAGGGCACCAGGGCCAGGATCATAGAGACGCTGTACAAGCGGGGGTACCTCGAGGGGGCTAGAAAGTCTCAGGTCACACCGCTGGGGGAGGCCGTGGCCACCATAATCCAGACCCTCTTCCCCGAGCTCTCCAAGCCCGACCTCACTAGGAGGTTCGAGGCCATGATAGAGGAGATACGCAGCGGCCGTAGAACAAGGATGGAGGTGGTAGAAGAGTCTAAAAAGGCTATATCCAGGCTTATAGAGAGTTTCCTCGAGCGGCTGGACTCTGCAGCAAGGGAGATAGGCGTTTCCCTCGGAAGCATAGAGGTGGATGAAACCTGCCACATATGCGGTAGGAGGGCTGTTTCGACAGTAGGGGGCTACAGCCTATGCAGCAACCATCTCGAGGCTTTTGAGAGGCTTAGGAAAGCACTGCCCAGAACTGCTTCGACACTATCCTCCACCCCTAGAGAAGCCCTGGAGGCTATAGCTAGAAGCAGGTCCAGGGCGGGGTCCTGGGTGAGGGAGATAGCGGCTCTCGCTCTAGGCGATGAAAAGGTATACGAAGCCTTGCTATGA
- a CDS encoding B3/4 domain-containing protein, which produces MGVVGVRVEEPLAKLGVRLVYIVFDGVSVGESPEGLVQTLRSVEDEVVQAFAGPEALKDDPRVRAYRRFLWRLGIDPTKVRPSSEALARRVLRGSRIPLINNVVDAGNIASLKTMVPIGLYDLDTVKPPLRLTLSRGGEVFEPIGGRPQTLPKNYPILVDSQGLVMHVYPHRDSKASMITRSTRRVLAIAAGVEGVETGDLRRAIEILSGLLEKFAGARPLGHAVEV; this is translated from the coding sequence ATGGGGGTAGTTGGGGTTAGAGTAGAAGAGCCTTTGGCGAAGCTTGGCGTCAGGCTTGTCTATATAGTCTTCGACGGCGTCTCGGTGGGCGAGTCTCCAGAGGGTCTCGTCCAGACCCTTAGATCTGTTGAGGACGAGGTTGTTCAGGCCTTCGCCGGGCCCGAGGCTCTAAAGGACGATCCCAGGGTTAGAGCTTACAGGAGGTTCCTCTGGAGGCTTGGCATAGACCCTACCAAAGTGAGGCCGAGTAGCGAGGCTCTAGCCCGTAGGGTTCTGAGGGGCTCCAGAATACCCCTTATAAACAATGTTGTTGATGCTGGCAACATAGCAAGCCTCAAGACGATGGTTCCCATAGGCCTCTACGATCTAGACACTGTGAAACCGCCTCTAAGGCTGACCCTCAGCCGGGGGGGAGAGGTCTTCGAGCCTATAGGCGGGAGGCCGCAGACACTACCCAAAAACTACCCCATACTCGTGGACTCCCAGGGCCTGGTTATGCACGTCTACCCACATAGAGACTCGAAAGCGTCAATGATAACGCGCTCAACCAGGAGGGTGCTGGCTATAGCCGCGGGTGTGGAGGGGGTGGAAACAGGGGATCTTAGGAGGGCTATAGAGATACTCTCGGGGCTTCTGGAGAAGTTCGCGGGCGCCAGGCCGCTAGGACATGCTGTGGAGGTGTAG
- a CDS encoding signal peptidase I, translating into MRTTTRLARALQLVATILIVLTAMLYIAGILYGAGFAVVQGRSMEPILHSGDLVVIVGEDGYSVGDIVVYRKGDRLIIHRVVAVYQGDSGLECYVVKGDNNPITDMGDPVRCGPASIEGVGYAVGVPGDAIVGKVLEVSGVPIKIPYIGIIKILLENLYS; encoded by the coding sequence GTGCGGACTACTACAAGGCTCGCCAGGGCCCTCCAGCTCGTGGCAACCATTCTAATAGTATTGACAGCTATGCTCTACATTGCTGGCATCCTTTACGGGGCTGGATTCGCGGTGGTTCAAGGGAGAAGTATGGAGCCCATCCTCCATAGTGGGGATCTCGTGGTTATAGTTGGCGAGGACGGCTACAGCGTTGGAGATATTGTGGTCTACAGGAAGGGCGATAGGCTGATAATCCATAGGGTGGTAGCCGTCTACCAGGGCGACAGCGGTTTGGAGTGTTACGTTGTCAAGGGCGACAACAACCCCATAACCGACATGGGAGACCCTGTCAGGTGCGGCCCAGCTTCTATAGAGGGCGTGGGCTACGCAGTCGGAGTACCAGGGGACGCTATAGTGGGTAAGGTGTTGGAGGTTTCGGGAGTCCCCATAAAGATCCCGTACATAGGCATAATCAAAATACTCTTGGAAAACCTATACTCCTGA